CGCCGAGCCGGGGGAGACGGTCGTCACGCTCGACGACGTCGAGCGCCGCCTCGATCCGGCCGACGTGCTCATCGTCGACGACGTCGCCACGGCCGCCATCGGCGGTGTGATGGGTGCGGGCACGACCGAGGTCCGTGACACCACCACCGACGTGTTGCTCGAGGCCGCAGTCTGGGATCCGGCGGCCGTTTCACGCACGCAGCGGCGCCTGCATCTCTACAGCGAGGCCGGCCGTCGTTACGAACGCACCGTCGACCCGGCGATATCCGTCGCCGCACTCGACCGCTGCAGCAGCATGCTCGCCGAGATCGCCGGTGGCACAGTCGAACCGAAGCTGACGGACTGGCGTGGCGATCCGCCACGCGACGACTGGTCGCAGCCGCCGGTCAGCATGGCGGTCGACCTGCCTGACCGCGTGGCCGGGGTCGAGTACGCGCAGGGCACCACCGAGAAGCGGCTCACCCAGATCGGCGCCGACGTCGTGGTGAACGACGGGCGGGTGACCGCGACACCGCCGAGCTGGCGCCCGGACCTGCGCCAGCCCGCGGACCTCGTCGAAGAGGTGCTGCGGCTCGAGGGTCTCGAGATCATCCCGTCGGTGCTGCCGTCGGCGCCCGCCGGCCGTGGGCTGAGCCCGACGCAGAAGCGGCGTCGTGCGATCGGAAAGTCGCTGGCGCTCAACGGTTACGTGGAGATCCTGCCCACTCCCTTCCTGCCCGCGGGGGTGTTCGACCAGTGGGGCCTCCCGGCAGACGATCCGCGCCGGTCGACCACCTCGGTGCTCAATCCGTTGGAGGCCGACCGTCCTGAGTTGGCCACCACACTGCTGCCGGGGCTGTTGGAGGCGTTGGCGCGCAACGTGTCCCGCGGTGCCGTCGACGCCGCGCTGTACGCGATCGCCCAGGTCGTCGAGCCGACGTCGGAAACCCGTGCGGTGGAACGCATTCCGACCGACCGTCGCCCCACCCCCGAAGAGATCGCGATGCTCGACGCGTCGCTGCCACATCAGCCGCAGCACGTCGGCGTCGTCCTTGCCGGACTGCGTGAACCCGCTGGCCCGTGGGGTCGCGGCAGGCCCGTCGAGGCCAGCGACGCGTTCGAGGCAGTCCGTGTCATCGGCCGCGCCGCAGGTGTCGAGCTGACGTTGCGGGCCGCCCAGCAGCTGCCGTGGCATCCCGGCCGCTGTGCGGAGGTCGTCGTCGGCGACACCGTCGTCGGATACGCCGGCCAGTTGCACCCCGCCGTCATCGAGCGGTCGGGCCTGCCGGCCGGCACCTGCGCCGTCGAGTTGGATCTCGACGCCATTCCGCTCACCGAGTCGCTTCCGGCGCCGTCGGTGTCGCCGTTCCCCGCGGTGTTCCAGGACGTCGCCCTCGTCGTCGGCGAAGACGTCGCCGCCCAGGACGTGATCGACGCGGTCCGGGATGGCGCCGGCGAGCTGCTGGAGGATGTCAGGCTGTTCGACGTCTACACCGGGCCGCAGATCGGGGAGGGCCGCAAATCGCTTGCGCTGGCGCTGCGGTTCCGCGCCGCCGACCGCACGCTGACCGAGGACGAGGCGAGCGCGGCCCGTGACGCGGCGGTGCAGGCGGCGGCGCAGCGGGTCGGGGCCGAGCAGCGCCGCTGAGGGAAGGGCCGACATGACGGATCAGCGCGAACGGAAGCGCAGTTCGTTGGACGGCCTGGCCATCTCGGCGGTGTTCCTGCTGGTTCTCGGACTGACCTATAGCGACGACATCGTCGAGTTCGTCTACGCCGGAGCGGGCGATTTGGATGCATATCCACAATGGGTCACGGCTCTGGTGGACGTCGGGTTGGTGCTCGCGGCCGCACTGCTGAAATGGCGAATGGAGCGTCTGGAACGGCCGGGTGCCGAGCTGAGGTGGCGCGAGTTCGCGCCGATTCTGTGGCGCAGCTGGTGGCCCGTGGCGGCGACTCTGGTGGTCGCCGTCCACATCATCCAGGCGATGCTGGGGGCGGGACTATGGGTGGACATGGTCGCTTCCGGGTGCTTCACCGTGGCGATGGCGCTGCTTCTGATCGACTCGCTGGCTGCAGGCTCGGGCGCGCGCAACTGGCGCGAACACAGCTGGATCGTGCCGATCGTTTTGGGCACACTCGTCGTTCAGGTCGCTTCGTCGCTGTGGTTTCCGGTCATCAACCGCCAGGGCGAGTGTGCCGACACGATCTCACGCGACTTCTTCGCTCAGATGGTCCAGGTGATCCCCATGCTGCTGGTCACGCTCGGAATCGAGTTGGGCTATCTGCAACGTGGTCAGGCAGTGCGCACCCCGGGTCAGCGGGCGGCTGCGGTCCTGACCGTCGCGATGTTGTGCGTGGCCGAAATGTTGACGTTCTCGATGCTGGTGACCGATCGCGTCGCCTGCGGATTGGCGGCCACCCTGCACGAGTACGTCGCGTTCATGGTGAGCGTGCAGGCCAGCGCGATCGCGCTCGCAACGCTGGTGTGGTTGTTGTTGTCTGAGCGCGAAACCGCACCCGTCCAGACGTGACCGTCGAGCCCGTTCGACACTTGCGCCGCCCGTGGGTTCCACTGCGAGATGGGTGCTCGATTCGCGCCGTGAGCGCACACTCGGCGCCGCGAATCGGAGTAGTACGGAAGCATGATTGAAGTACTTCAAGACATGCCCGCAGGAGTCGCAGGCATTCGGGTGTCCGGGAAGGTCACCGGCGACGACATCACTGCTTTCAAGCCGGAGATGGAAAAGATGCTCGAGCCCGACGAACTCAGGTTCGTCGAGGTCATCGGGCCCGATTACGAGGGCTTCGGGCCCGGGGGTCTGGTCGAGGATCTCAAGCAGGGCTTCGGCTCGCTGTTCAAGCACCACGGGGCGTTCAAGCGCGTCGCGGTCGTCACCGACAAGGAGTGGGTCACCCACACCGTGCATGCGTTGGGCTGGCTGGTGCCCGGTGACATCGAGGTCTTCGGCCTCGACGAGTTGGAGAAGGCCAAACAGTGGGCAGCCGGCTGACTGTTTTCTGCCGAGCAGACGCAGAGCGCGCGTTATTTCCGGCGTGTCGTCGCCCTTTGCGTCTGTTCGCCAACGCGGATGAATAATGAATTTGCATAGCGATGCATAAAAATGCAGAATCTCTGCATGACTTCCGTCGCGGTCGCCGGTGCCAGCGGATATGCCGGTGGCGAGATTCTGCGGCTACTCCTCGGTCACCCCGCCTACGCCGACGGCCGCCTGACCATCGGCGCGCTCACGGCCGCCGCCAGCGCGGGCACTCTGTTGGGGGAGCACCACCCGCACCTGTTACCCCTGGCCAACCGGGCGCTGGAAGCCACTGGTGCCGACACGTTGCGCGGCCACGACGTGGTGTTCCTCGCGCTTCCCCACGGCCATTCGGCCGCGCTGGCCGACCAGCTGGGTGACGACACGATCATCGTCGACTGCGGCGCCGACTTCCGGCTCACCGACGCCGGTGCGTGGGAGCGCTTTTACGGCTCGGCGCACGCGGGCAGCTGGCCCTACGGGTTACCTGAACTGCCCGGTGCCCGTGACCGACTCCGCGGGGCCACCCGCATCGCCGTCCCCGGCTGCTATCCGACCGCGGCGCTGCTCGCCCTGTGGCCGGCGATCGCCGAGGACCTCATCGAGCCCGCCGTCACCGTCGTCGCTGTCAGCGGTACCTCCGGCGCGGGGCGGGCCGCGAAGACCGATCTGCTCGGTTCGGAGGTCATCGGCTCGGCGCGGGCCTACAACGTCGGTGGCAAGCATCGGCATACCCCCGAGATCGCGCAGGGGCTGAAGGCCGTCACCGACAAGGACGTCACCGTATCGTTCACGCCGGTGCTCATCCCGACGTCGCGCGGCATCCTGGCCACCTGCACCGCCAGGACCACCGCGCCGCTGTCGCAGATCCGCGGAGCATACGAGAAGGCTTACGACGCAGAACCTTTCATCCACCTGCTGCCCGAAGATCAACTGCCCAAGACTGGTGCGGTGATCGGCAGCAACGCCGCCCAACTCGCGGTCGCCGTCGACGAGGATGCGTCGACGTTCATCGGCATCGCCGCCATCGACAACCTCGTCAAGGGCACCGGCGGCGCGGCCGTGCAATCGATGAACCTCGCGCTGGGCTGGCCTGAGACAGAAGGACTTTCGATCGTGGGAGTGGCGCCGTGACCTCTGAAGCGCCGACCAACATGACGCGGCTGGTCCGCACGCAGGGCGTGACGGCACCCGAGGGTTTCCGTGCGACGGGAATCGCCGCGGGCATCAAGGCGTCCGGTGCGCTCGACCTGGCGCTGGTGTTCAACGAGGGCCCTGACTATGCCGCCGCGGGCGTGTTCACCCGCAACCAGGTGAAGGCGGCGCCGGTGCTGTGGACGAAGCAGGTGCTCACCACCGGCCGGCTGCGCGCGGTCATCCTCAACTCCGGTGGCGCGAACGCCTGCACCGGCTCGCTGGGCTTCCAGGACACCCATGCCACCGCGGAGGCCGTCGCCGCCGCGCTGTCCGACTGGGGAACCGAGACCGGACCCATCGAGGTCGCCGTCTGTTCCACTGGGCTCATCGGCGACCGTCTGCCGATGGACAAGGTGCTGGCCGGTGTCACCGAGATCGTGCACGAGATGCACGGCGGACTGACCGGTGGCGAAGAGGCCGCCAGGGCCATCATGACCACCGACACCGTGCCCAAACAGGTTGCGCTGCACCACAGTGACAAGTGGACGATCGGCGGCATGGCCAAGGGAGCGGGCATGCTGGCGCCGTCGCTGGCGACCATGCTGTGCGTCATCACCACCGATGCCGTCGCCAATGCGGATGCGCTCGATCAGGCACTACGCAACGCGACGGCCAAGACATTCGACCGGCTCGACGTCGACGGCAGCTGCTCCACCAATGACACGGTGTTGATCCTGGCTTCCGGCGCCAGCGAGATCGAGCCCAGTCAAAGCGATCTCGACGACGCCCTACTGCGCGTCTGCGACGACCTGTGCGCACAACTGCAGGCCGACGCCGAAGGCGTCACCAAGCGCATCGTCATCACCGTGACGGGTGCGGCGTCGGAGGACGATGCGGTGACCGCTGCCCGGCTGGTCGCACGCGACAGCCTGGTCAAGACCGCGTTGTTCGGGTCGGACCCGAACTGGGGCCGTGTGCTCGCCGCCGTCGGGATGGTGCCCTTTCCGCTTGATGCAGACAAGATCACGGTGTCGTTCAACGGATTCCCGGTGTGCGCGAACCTCACCGGCCTGCCAGGTGCCCGTGACGTCGATCTGTCCGGCGAGGACATCGATGTCACGGTCGACCTGGGTGTCGGCAGCGGGCGGGCGTCGATCCGCACCACAGACCTGTCGCACGCCTACGTCGAAGAGAACTCGGCGTACAGCTCATGACTTCGCCCGATGTCGCCGCCAAAACGGCTCCGCCAGCGACGCCCGTCAAGGCGCAGGTACTCGCCGCGGCCCTGCCGTGGCTGAAACAGTTGCACGATAAGATCGTCGTGGTTAAGTACGGCGGCAACGCGATGACCGACGACACGCTGAAGGCCGCGTTCGCCGCCGACATGGTGTTCCTGCGTAATTGCGGCATCCACCCCGTCGTCGTTCACGGTGGCGGCCCGCAGATCACCGCGATGTTGAAAAGGCTTGGTATCGAAGGCGACTTCAAGGGTGGCTTTCGCGTCACCACACCCGAGGTCCTCGACGTCGCACGGATGGTGCTGTTCGGACAGGTCGGCCGCGAACTGGTCAACCTGATCAACGCGCACGGTCCGTACGCCGTCGGCGTGACGGGGGAGGACGCGCACCTGTTCACCGCGGTGCGGCGCGAGGTGACCGTCGACGGGGTGGCCACCGACATCGGCCTGGTCGGTGACGTCGAGAAGGTGGAAGCGGGATCGCTGCTCGATCTCATTGGCGCCGGCCGTATCCCGGTGGTGTCGACGATCGCACCCGACGCGGACGGAGTTGTGCACAACATCAACGCCGACACCGCCGCGGCCGCGCTGGCCGAGGCGCTGGGCGCCGAGAAGCTGTTGATGCTCACCGACGTGGAGGGTCTCTACACCGACTGGCCAGATCGCGGCTCTCTGGTCAGCGAGATCGACACGGCGGCACTGACTCAGCTGCTGCCCAAGTTGGAGACGGGCATGGTGCCCAAGATCGAGGCCTGCCTGCGGGCGGTATCGGGAGGTGTGCCCAGCGCACACGTCATCGACGGCCGCGTCGAACATTGCGTGCTGGTTGAACTGTTCACAGACGAGGGGACGGGGACGAAGGTGGTGAGCGCATGAACCTCACGCAGCGGTGGGAAGCCGTGATGATGAACAACTACGGCACTCCGCCCCTCGCCCTGGTCAGCGGTGACGGCGCGGTGGTGACGGACGCCGACGGCAAGTCCTACGTCGATCTGGTCGGCGGTATCGCGGTCAACGTTCTGGGCCATCGCCACCCGGTTGTCATCGAAGCCGTCACACGTCAACTGAACACCCTCGGTCACACGTCGAACCTGTATGCCACCGAACCCGGTATCGCGCTGGCGGAAGCGTTGGTCGGGCTGCTCGGCGCCAGCGATGCGCGGGTGTTCTTCTGCAACTCCGGCACCGAGGCCAACGAGGTCGCGTTCAAAATCACCCGGCTCACCGGGCGCACGAAACTCGTTGCCGCCGAAGGAGCTTTCCACGGCCGCACGATGGGTTCGCTGGCGCTGACCGGCCAGCCGTCGAAGCAGGCGCCGTTCGAGCCGTTGCCCGGCTACGTCACCCACGTGCCGTACGGCGACGTCGACGCGCTCAGGGCCGCAGTCGACGACGAGACCGCCGCGGTGTTCCTTGAACCGATCATGGGCGAAGGCGGCGTCGTCGTCCCGCCAGCCGGATACCTGGTGGCCGCAAGGGAGATCACCGCCGAGCACGGCGCGCTCCTGGTGCTCGACGAGGTGCAGACCGGAATCGGCCGTACCGGCGCGTTTTTCGCGCATCAGCACGACGGCATCACCCCCGACGTCGTGACACTTGCCAAGGGCCTCGGCGGCGGGTTGCCGATCGGCGCCTGCATCGCGACCGGCGAGACGGCCGGCCTGCTGACCCCTGGCCTGCACGGCAGCACCTTCGGCGGTAACCCCGTCTGTACCGCGGCGGCGCTCGCGGTGTTGCAGGTGTTGGCCGACGACGACCTGGTCGGCCGCGCCGGCGTGCTGGGCAAGACGTTGCACCACGGCATCGAGGCGCTGGACCATCCCGTCGTCGACCATGTCCGAGGTCGCGGTCTCATGTGCGGTGTCGTCCTCACTTCCGAGGTGGCCAAGCCGGTCGAGGCGGCGGCCAGGGAGGCGGGGTTCCTCGTCAATGCGGCCGCCCCCAACGTGATTCGCTTGGTCCCCCCGCTGATCCTCAGCGAGGCACAGGTCGACGACTTCCTCAGCGCGCTGCCCGGCGTGCTCGACACCGGAGCCAAGTCATGACACGTCACTTCCTGCGCGACGACGACCTCACGCCCGAGGAGCAGGCCGAGGTGTTGGCCCTGGCGGCGGAGCTGAAGAACGCCCCGTTCAGCCGTCGCCCGCTCGAAGGTCCCCGCGGTGTGGCGGTCATCTTCGACAAGAACTCCACCCGCACCCGGTTCTCGTTCGAGCTGGGTATCGCCCAGCTCGGCGGCCACGCCGTCGTGGTCGACAGTCGCAGCACTCAACTCGGCCGCGACGAGACGCTAGAGGACACCGGCAAGGTCCTGTCGCGCTACGTCGATGCGATCGTGTGGCGGACGTTCGGCCAGGACCGTTTGACCGCAATGGCTTCCGCGGCGAGTGTGCCGATCGTCAACGCGCTGTCTGACGAGTTCCACCCGTGCCAGGTGCTCGCCGACCTGCAGACCCTGGTCGAACGCAAGGGTCAACTCAAGGGTCTGCGGATGTCGTATTTCGGCGACGGCGCGAACAACATGGCGCATTCGCTGATGCTCGGCGGAGTGACCGCGGGTATCAGCGTGACCGTCGCGGCGCCGTCCGGATTCGAGCCGCATCCAGACTTCGTTGCCGCCGCGGAGAAACGGGCCACGCAGACCGGCGCGACCGTCACCGTGACCTCTGACGCGACGGCGGCGGCCGACGGTGCCGACGTCCTCGTCACCGACACCTGGACGTCGATGGGTCAGGAGAACGACGGGCTCGACCGGGTAGGCCCGTTCAAGCCATTCCAGGTCAACGCCGACCTGCTGAGCCGTGCTGACCCGAACGCCGTTGTCCTGCACTGTCTTCCGGCGCACCGGAGTGACGAGATCACCGACGAGGTGATGGACGGACCGCAGAGCGCAGTGTGGGACGAGGCCGAGAACCGGTTGCACGCGCAGAAGGCGCTGCTGGTGTGGCTGTTGGAGCGGGTATGACGTCCGCGACGACCCGGGCGGGTCGGCAGGCCCGTATCGTGTCAATCCTGTCGTCGCAATCGATTCACAGCCAGAGCGAGCTGGCGACGCTGCTCGCCGACGAGGGCATCGACGTCACCCAGGCCACGCTGTCGCGCGACCTCGAGGAGCTCGGCGCGGTCAAGCTGCGCGGCGCCGACGGCGGAGTCGGCGTGTACGTCGTCCCGGAGGACGGCAGCCCCGTGCGGGGCGTATCCGGTGGTACCGAACGGATGTCGCGGCTGTTGGTCGAGCTCCTGGTATCCACCGACTCAAGCGGCAACCTCGCGGTGTTGCGGACGCCGCCGGGAGCCGCGCATTACCTTGCCAGCGCGATGGACCGCGCAGCGCTGCCCTACGTGGTCGGCACCGTCGCAGGCGACGACACCATCCTGGTGGTCGCGCGTGAGCCGATGACCGGCGCGGAGCTGGCAGCGAAACTCGAGAGCATCCAACAAAAGGAGATCAGCTAATGTCCGAGCGCGTCATCCTCGCGTACTCCGGTGGTCTGGACACCTCGGTCGCGATCAGCTGGATCGGCAAGGAAACCGGGCGCGAGGTCGTCGCGGTGGCCATCGACCTCGGCCAGGGCGGCGAGGACATGGAAGTCGTCCGGCAGCGTGCGATCGACTGCGGTGCGGTTGAAGCCGTGGTCGTCGACGCCAAAGACGAGTTTGCCGAGGAGTACTGCCTCCCCGCGATCCAGTCAAACGCGCTGTACATGGACCGCTACCCGCTGGTGTCGGCGCTGAGCCGGCCGCTGATCGTCAAGCACCTCGTGGAGGCCGCGCGCAAGTACGGCGGCGGCATCGTGGCGCACGGCTGCACCGGTAAGGGCAACGACCAGGTCCGCTTCGAGGTCGGATTCGCCTCGCTGGCACCGGATCTCGAGGTACTCGCGCCGGTCCGCGACTACGCCTGGACCAGGGAGAAGGCGATCGCGTTCGCCGAGGAGAACGCGATCCCGATCAACGTCACCAAGCGGTCGCCGTTCTCGATCGACCAGAACGTGTGGGGCCGTGCCGTCGAGACCGGGTTCCTGGAGCACCTGTGGAACGCGCCGACCAAGGACGTCTATGACTACACCGAGGATCCGACCGTCAACTGGAACACCCCCGACGAGGTCATCGTCGGATTCGAGCGCGGCGTTCCGGTTTCGATCGACGGGCGGAACGTCACCGTGCTGCAGGCCATCGAGGAACTCAACCGCCGTGCGGGCGAGCAGGGTGTCGGGCGGCTCGACGTCGTCGAGGACCGGCTCGTCGGCATCAAGAGCCGCGAGATCTACGAGGCCCCCGGCGCCATGGTGCTCATCACCGCGCACACCGAGCTCGAGCACGTCACGCTGGAGCGCGAGCTCGGCCGGTTCAAGCGCACCACCGACCAGAAGTGGGGCGAGCTGGTGTACGACGGCCTCTGGTACTCGCCGCTGAAGGCCGCGCTGGAGTCGTTCGTCGCCAAGACCCAGGAGCATGTGACGGGCGAGATCCGGATGGTGCTGCACGGCGGGCACATCGCGGTCAACGGCAGGCGCAGCGCGGAGTCGTTGTACGACTTCAACCTCGCCACCTACGACGAGGGCGACACCTTCGACCAGTCCGCGGCACGCGGTTTCGTGCAGATCCACGGCCTGTCGTCAAAGATCTCCGCGCAGCGGGACCTCGCCAAATGATGCCGAGCAGACGCGAAACCCCCCAATTTCACGCAAAAATGGGGGAGTTCGCGTCTGTTCGCGGAGGGGAAGCGGGCCGATGAGCACCAATGAGGGTTCGCTGTGGGGCGGTCGGTTCAGCGACGGGCCGTCCGACGCACTGGCCGCGCTGAGCAAGTCGACGCACTTCGACTGGGTGCTGGCGCCGTACGACATCGCCGCGTCGAAGGCGCACACGCGGGTGCTCTTCCGCGCCGGCCTGCTCACCGCGGAGCAGCGCGACGGCCTCCTGCTGGGGCTGGACAACCTCGCGGCCGATGTCGCCGACGGCAGCTTCACTCCGCTGGTCACCGACGAGGATGTGCACGGTGCGCTCGAGCGTGGGCTGATCGACCGCGTGGGGGAGGATCTCGGCGGCCGTCTCCGGGCGGGCCGGTCGCGAAATGATCAGGTGGCCACCCTGTTTCGGCTGTGGTTGCGCGATGCGATCCGGCGGGTCGCGGACGGCACGCTCGAGGTGGTCTCGGCGCTCGCCACTCAGGCCGCTGCACATCCGACGGCCATCATGCCGGGCAAGACCCATCTGCAGTCCGCTCAGCCGATCCTGCTGGCGCATCATCTGCTCGCGCATGCGCACCCGTTGCTCCGCGACGTCGACCGGCTGATCGACTTCGACAAGCGAGCGGCGGTGTCGCCGTACGGATCCGGCGCGCTGGCGGGGTCGTCGCTCGGGCTGGACCCCGACGCGATCGCCGAGGAACTCGGGTTCGGCTCGGCGGCCGACAATTCGGTCGACGCCACCGCATCGCGTGACTTCGCCGCCGAGGCGGCGTTCGTGTTCTCGATGATCGGTGTCGACCTGTCCCGCCTCGCCGAGGACATCATCCTTTGGAGCACAACCGAATTCGGCTATGTGACGCTGCACGACGCGTGGTCGACCGGAAGCTCGATCATGCCGCAGAAGAAGAACCCCGACATCGCGGAGCTGGCGCGCGGAAAGTCGGGCCGGCTGATCGGCAACCTCACCGGCCTGCTCGCGACACTGAAAGCGCAACCGCTGGCGTACAACCGGGATCTGCAAGAGGACAAGGAACCGGTATTCGACTCGGTCCTTCAGCTGGAGTTGCTGCTTCCCGCGATGGCAGGACTGGTCGCCACATTGCGATTCGACGTCGATCGGATGGCGGCGCTGGCGCCGCTCGGGTACACGCTGGCTACCGACGTCGCCGAGTGGCTGGTGCAGCGGGGCGTGCCGTTCCGAGTGG
The nucleotide sequence above comes from Mycolicibacterium moriokaense. Encoded proteins:
- the argB gene encoding acetylglutamate kinase — translated: MTSPDVAAKTAPPATPVKAQVLAAALPWLKQLHDKIVVVKYGGNAMTDDTLKAAFAADMVFLRNCGIHPVVVHGGGPQITAMLKRLGIEGDFKGGFRVTTPEVLDVARMVLFGQVGRELVNLINAHGPYAVGVTGEDAHLFTAVRREVTVDGVATDIGLVGDVEKVEAGSLLDLIGAGRIPVVSTIAPDADGVVHNINADTAAAALAEALGAEKLLMLTDVEGLYTDWPDRGSLVSEIDTAALTQLLPKLETGMVPKIEACLRAVSGGVPSAHVIDGRVEHCVLVELFTDEGTGTKVVSA
- the argF gene encoding ornithine carbamoyltransferase; its protein translation is MTRHFLRDDDLTPEEQAEVLALAAELKNAPFSRRPLEGPRGVAVIFDKNSTRTRFSFELGIAQLGGHAVVVDSRSTQLGRDETLEDTGKVLSRYVDAIVWRTFGQDRLTAMASAASVPIVNALSDEFHPCQVLADLQTLVERKGQLKGLRMSYFGDGANNMAHSLMLGGVTAGISVTVAAPSGFEPHPDFVAAAEKRATQTGATVTVTSDATAAADGADVLVTDTWTSMGQENDGLDRVGPFKPFQVNADLLSRADPNAVVLHCLPAHRSDEITDEVMDGPQSAVWDEAENRLHAQKALLVWLLERV
- a CDS encoding arginine repressor, whose amino-acid sequence is MTSATTRAGRQARIVSILSSQSIHSQSELATLLADEGIDVTQATLSRDLEELGAVKLRGADGGVGVYVVPEDGSPVRGVSGGTERMSRLLVELLVSTDSSGNLAVLRTPPGAAHYLASAMDRAALPYVVGTVAGDDTILVVAREPMTGAELAAKLESIQQKEIS
- the argH gene encoding argininosuccinate lyase, yielding MSTNEGSLWGGRFSDGPSDALAALSKSTHFDWVLAPYDIAASKAHTRVLFRAGLLTAEQRDGLLLGLDNLAADVADGSFTPLVTDEDVHGALERGLIDRVGEDLGGRLRAGRSRNDQVATLFRLWLRDAIRRVADGTLEVVSALATQAAAHPTAIMPGKTHLQSAQPILLAHHLLAHAHPLLRDVDRLIDFDKRAAVSPYGSGALAGSSLGLDPDAIAEELGFGSAADNSVDATASRDFAAEAAFVFSMIGVDLSRLAEDIILWSTTEFGYVTLHDAWSTGSSIMPQKKNPDIAELARGKSGRLIGNLTGLLATLKAQPLAYNRDLQEDKEPVFDSVLQLELLLPAMAGLVATLRFDVDRMAALAPLGYTLATDVAEWLVQRGVPFRVAHEAAGAAVRAAEERGVGLEDLADAELASIHPELTPQVREVLTIDGSVNSRDARGGTAPIQVAKQLGVVRDTADQLRLRLRR
- the argC gene encoding N-acetyl-gamma-glutamyl-phosphate reductase, giving the protein MQNLCMTSVAVAGASGYAGGEILRLLLGHPAYADGRLTIGALTAAASAGTLLGEHHPHLLPLANRALEATGADTLRGHDVVFLALPHGHSAALADQLGDDTIIVDCGADFRLTDAGAWERFYGSAHAGSWPYGLPELPGARDRLRGATRIAVPGCYPTAALLALWPAIAEDLIEPAVTVVAVSGTSGAGRAAKTDLLGSEVIGSARAYNVGGKHRHTPEIAQGLKAVTDKDVTVSFTPVLIPTSRGILATCTARTTAPLSQIRGAYEKAYDAEPFIHLLPEDQLPKTGAVIGSNAAQLAVAVDEDASTFIGIAAIDNLVKGTGGAAVQSMNLALGWPETEGLSIVGVAP
- the argJ gene encoding bifunctional glutamate N-acetyltransferase/amino-acid acetyltransferase ArgJ; protein product: MTRLVRTQGVTAPEGFRATGIAAGIKASGALDLALVFNEGPDYAAAGVFTRNQVKAAPVLWTKQVLTTGRLRAVILNSGGANACTGSLGFQDTHATAEAVAAALSDWGTETGPIEVAVCSTGLIGDRLPMDKVLAGVTEIVHEMHGGLTGGEEAARAIMTTDTVPKQVALHHSDKWTIGGMAKGAGMLAPSLATMLCVITTDAVANADALDQALRNATAKTFDRLDVDGSCSTNDTVLILASGASEIEPSQSDLDDALLRVCDDLCAQLQADAEGVTKRIVITVTGAASEDDAVTAARLVARDSLVKTALFGSDPNWGRVLAAVGMVPFPLDADKITVSFNGFPVCANLTGLPGARDVDLSGEDIDVTVDLGVGSGRASIRTTDLSHAYVEENSAYSS
- a CDS encoding acetylornithine transaminase is translated as MNLTQRWEAVMMNNYGTPPLALVSGDGAVVTDADGKSYVDLVGGIAVNVLGHRHPVVIEAVTRQLNTLGHTSNLYATEPGIALAEALVGLLGASDARVFFCNSGTEANEVAFKITRLTGRTKLVAAEGAFHGRTMGSLALTGQPSKQAPFEPLPGYVTHVPYGDVDALRAAVDDETAAVFLEPIMGEGGVVVPPAGYLVAAREITAEHGALLVLDEVQTGIGRTGAFFAHQHDGITPDVVTLAKGLGGGLPIGACIATGETAGLLTPGLHGSTFGGNPVCTAAALAVLQVLADDDLVGRAGVLGKTLHHGIEALDHPVVDHVRGRGLMCGVVLTSEVAKPVEAAAREAGFLVNAAAPNVIRLVPPLILSEAQVDDFLSALPGVLDTGAKS
- a CDS encoding SpoIIAA family protein, with the protein product MIEVLQDMPAGVAGIRVSGKVTGDDITAFKPEMEKMLEPDELRFVEVIGPDYEGFGPGGLVEDLKQGFGSLFKHHGAFKRVAVVTDKEWVTHTVHALGWLVPGDIEVFGLDELEKAKQWAAG
- the pheT gene encoding phenylalanine--tRNA ligase subunit beta codes for the protein MRLPYSWLREVVQAGAPGWDVSPDELEQTFIRIGHEIEEVIPVGPVTGPLTVGRVAEIEELTEFKKPIRAVKVDVGEPELRDIVCGATNFAVGDLVVVALPGCVLPGDFAIATRKTYGRISDGMICSATELNLGADHSGILVLPVGTAEPGTPAADVLGLDDTVFHLAITPDRGYCLSVRGMAREIANAYDLDYVDPADVAPLPAEGEALPVTIEPGTGVLRFGLRPVTGIDPKAVSPWWMQRRLLLSGIRAISPAVDVTNYVMLELGHPMHAHDRSLITGGFRVRFAEPGETVVTLDDVERRLDPADVLIVDDVATAAIGGVMGAGTTEVRDTTTDVLLEAAVWDPAAVSRTQRRLHLYSEAGRRYERTVDPAISVAALDRCSSMLAEIAGGTVEPKLTDWRGDPPRDDWSQPPVSMAVDLPDRVAGVEYAQGTTEKRLTQIGADVVVNDGRVTATPPSWRPDLRQPADLVEEVLRLEGLEIIPSVLPSAPAGRGLSPTQKRRRAIGKSLALNGYVEILPTPFLPAGVFDQWGLPADDPRRSTTSVLNPLEADRPELATTLLPGLLEALARNVSRGAVDAALYAIAQVVEPTSETRAVERIPTDRRPTPEEIAMLDASLPHQPQHVGVVLAGLREPAGPWGRGRPVEASDAFEAVRVIGRAAGVELTLRAAQQLPWHPGRCAEVVVGDTVVGYAGQLHPAVIERSGLPAGTCAVELDLDAIPLTESLPAPSVSPFPAVFQDVALVVGEDVAAQDVIDAVRDGAGELLEDVRLFDVYTGPQIGEGRKSLALALRFRAADRTLTEDEASAARDAAVQAAAQRVGAEQRR
- a CDS encoding argininosuccinate synthase, whose translation is MSERVILAYSGGLDTSVAISWIGKETGREVVAVAIDLGQGGEDMEVVRQRAIDCGAVEAVVVDAKDEFAEEYCLPAIQSNALYMDRYPLVSALSRPLIVKHLVEAARKYGGGIVAHGCTGKGNDQVRFEVGFASLAPDLEVLAPVRDYAWTREKAIAFAEENAIPINVTKRSPFSIDQNVWGRAVETGFLEHLWNAPTKDVYDYTEDPTVNWNTPDEVIVGFERGVPVSIDGRNVTVLQAIEELNRRAGEQGVGRLDVVEDRLVGIKSREIYEAPGAMVLITAHTELEHVTLERELGRFKRTTDQKWGELVYDGLWYSPLKAALESFVAKTQEHVTGEIRMVLHGGHIAVNGRRSAESLYDFNLATYDEGDTFDQSAARGFVQIHGLSSKISAQRDLAK